The DNA segment TCGCCTTGCCACTTTGCGCATGTTcgcaaaaaatgcaaaaacaccAATTAGCAAATAAAATCCGTACTATTCATCATTATTACAATGTATTCATTCATCCCTTCATGCCGAAGTAACAAAATACCATTCATATAACCTTTGATTTTTGATAAAAGAGCCTCTAAGTGTAAACATCTATTAAAGCGACCGCTCAAGTAATTTTGAATAGTGGATCGTTCAATGGATTGTATTGTTCAATGGCCATTTCCTGAAAACGGGTTGATTAAGGAAGTTGCACATGTAAGGATTTTCTGAAAACGAGTCGATTGAGCTAGTTGCACATGTAAGGATTTTATGAAAACGGGTCGATTGAGCAAGTTGCACATGTAAGGATTTTCTGAAAACGGGTCGATTGAGCAAGTTGCACATGTGAGGATTTTATGAATCGTTTGCTATTTTTGTAAGATATTggatgttttaaaacaaatggataatttaaatattaggACTTCAATGATGATGTAAACTGTCAATaaatcaggggcgtagccagcgttacgcacttacCCATttgcgtaacatcaatttgaagaatgaaaaaaataatggacCAAATTGCATCAAAGTCGAGGGCTAAGCGAAAAATTGATATGAGATTAAAATGAAGATCAGATAAGGTCAACATACGTTGCTTCTATGTGCTTGATAGCTTTCTGAGCCTAAATCAATCAATTGGTAACTACAAATCCAGCGGCCTCAAACATATAAATCGCTCAAAATACACCTCAGAGCTCAACATGGTAgttccattttccatttttcCCTGAGGAGACCCCCGAGCCCACCACcggctacagggatattcccCCGCCCACCCCTTCGTGCGTATCATTCAGTCAAGCCTGGCTACGCCTCTGATAATTAGTAATTGTAGGGACAAGTAGGCGGTTATGGCTGTACAATcttgtttaatatgtatgtgaaaaactacagaaacaagctcattagtcaaaagtttaaacatgaactccgtttaatggcacagggtaaacgccaaagacaaagaacacagtcaagaaaatcacaaacatgaaacatggaacaacagctcaaaaatccacaaacaacacagtgcatatatactataaaacaaataggtatgtttatcaaggatgaTTAGGTagcgccttggaacggtcagtaaaatgtaaatttattgggGGTTATACCGGTTTATGTGTAAAAACCTCACTTTTATTCGAACAATCCTGAATAACGTAAAGACGTAAAAGGTTATCAAAGTGTGCATTAACTTGAGAAGACttgattaaacaaattatattaataattactaATCGATAACCCCCCATTATACTCTTGTatcactgaccattccaagaTGGTAATCCCATCTATATTGGTTATGTTTTTCGAAGCGTGTGTGAtctttttgtgtttgtatttgtgtatctggtgtttatacgtttgtgtctcttgtcATTGTCGTTGTGGCACTTGCCTagagaaaacaatttaaacatcaaTCGTCTCCGAAAAAGCATTCCAAGCATTACAGTTATTGttaaattggaaaaaagatTATGATTAGCACCTTTCAGTACcctttattaatattatttttttgtatcttttaaaGTAGACATCCAAACATGACACGGCTTTTCATCATGCATATTTTGATCTACACGATGGTCAACCAGGCCCTAGGTATGCAGGCTGACGTGAAAACGACCTTAAGACATATGGCCAGGAGAAATGCGCGTTTTGTGGATCGCATTCAAAATCTCCATAGTGACTCAGGCAATCGACAAAGACGAGCAGCCACTCAGGTCATCAATCACTAAATCTCATTATTAACTTTTCTAGTACGGAATAGTTGAACTGATCATGTTAATTTAACAACTGTGACTTCATTTGAGAAAATGTAGCGGTAAAAGTGGCATAATCACTATTGCATAGTTTGGATATTATTAGAAttcttgatttattttaaataaaatgtcaaatattataCTTGTACAAAATAGTACCCATTTGTCTGTTTAAATTTGGATTTTGATGAACATATGGATTGCTCCTCAGGACTCTTTTTCGCAAATGACATCACTATCAATGTAtgttaataatgcattaaatatgGTAGGGACCATATAAAAAACTTGTATAAATCAATTAGTATATTCAGTTATTCCCAAGCTTTAAGTTAATCTAGCACTggcaaaagttatttttttctttttttaatatttgtaaacgatttaaacaaaaagaaatagcATCcgtaattaaataatttcagCCGTGTGAGAGGGGTTTTGgtaaatgtatatgaaaaacaacaacaacggtGTGTGGATGCCACGTCATAAAtggcgtcataaatgctacgtcggaaggcaatagtttgctttaaatgaagactttaatcaaagataactaTACCATCTATTGATCATATTAAATgacgcagtctacgccgcttccATAGCCCCGCCTTTGATCTTTTACTAGGGTTTGATAGTGTTTAGTTTCTTCGAATAACCTTTTaacaaaaccgccgcctgatggGGCTGATTTGGATCAACTTATTTCGAGCAGTATAATACGTAGCAATATTGTTTGAAGATTCGATAAAAACGgaaatatgtttgcatttaagTTTTGAGTTAATTGTGTATTATGCAATGTTGTAATGGAAACACTTTACTCTCTCAGAGCTGCGAACTGACTGACATTGCAGACAGATTGGCGACATGCGTATCTGCCACAGCTGCTATTAATAACTCAACTGTTGACCTACTTTCGAGTATTTGTGGAAAGTATgatttgttttgtgcaaaaagaaATCGATATagaaaaaagagtaaaaaacatCTACCCAAAAGCGTAAAAGTTAAATGTACTCTTATGATGGAAATTAGATAAAATACAGAAAGCTTGAATCAATATTTGCGACTAAAATATTGGCGCAAAATGTCGacaaaataaacctttttagtTTTGCAGTAAATAACTCCCATTGTTTGTTTAGCAAATACATAGTGTTACCATATATCTATTTAATCATAATGTTAACTCTAAGATAATATACTTGTTTCAGCGTCGAGTGTAACATACAATGTTTCACGGACGCTGTTGGGGACTGCTATCAGACGGACCAGAACTTCTATTTTGACCCAAGCGTGGTCAAAATGGAGTATAGAGCCATGTGCGCCAACACGGAACGTAAGGCAATATCCgagatatgtttaaaatttatctaaataaattttgattggagcgtttgatattatttgtttgaaaaacagaaattgAATCATACTCgtatttcattctttttacaGCAtctatgttttctttgttttgatatacaatCTGCAGTCTGAATTTTGCAGTAACTACTGGAATGTTTACCGACTGTGTCTCTCAACTCTTCCTTGGCCAGTGCTTTTTTGATATGAGTACGACCCTTGCAAGTGCTGTTACAACTTATTATGCTCAACAAAACTATGCTTCCTATAAGCAATTGTTCTGCAGGTAAATTACGAATACTGTTTAATATATTGAGTTCATGTATGAGAAAGCAATCCATTGATGATTTGTATCAATAcagcatatataattaaagtgACTAGACTccagatggttccaaaatcggcaatttacaatattttctcaaaacaagactagaattgtcaatacgagctagaaTGAGGCCGATAAttcatcactttacatgataaaatgaatatattgtcGCTATCTCAGCTGAGTTGAcacgtttaaaaatagcacacAATGGTTTCTCACTTTATAGTGAGAATATTAAGCATATTAATGTCTCGTGataagtacagatacatataccgacgctattttcatttcaactgggatttacgtggtcgACAGACCCAGTTAtgttcgaattggaaaaatacgcaaaaacttcGAAAGATatatgtgtcgtaagcgatgtgatacatcagtactTACGATTCAATGCGTAGTACACAACgacatcaattttatgtatttttaacgattttcatttgttttgctgTTGTATCATCTGTTGTCCAGTCTCTTTAATGTGTATGCTAATATGATCAATATGTTTTTTCGGAAAATTAAATGTGAATACTGATTTTTTAAttagaaaaaatgataaatgtccGAGACAAGTCAGATCTTTGAAAATTGGTAGCCACCTATTAAAacttgtttgtgtattttaagGGGTCATTATATGTAAAGTAATGCTGTTAGCTTCTGAAATTGCCTTACGGTGCATGTTTTGTTACAGTGCATTCTCTACTTATGCCTCCTGCTTGAACGTCCAAGCTTCCGGAAGCTGCTCGTCCGAAGAGGCTAAGTTTGCAAAAGATTTTATGTTGGCATCAACCCAGTATGCAGGCTGTGGAGATCAGACCCACGTCTTCTACACAACATATGCAGGCGATCTTAAATGTAGGGCAAGCCAATACTTCCCAAACATCTTCATAACACATCTAGTGGCAATAGGTGTTCGTCTATGGGGATAATGTTACCTGTCCACATCGTAAGAGAATTGAAAACTAAACGAGTGTGAAAAGTCGAATAAAAATTTTAACTTGTTAATCAAATAAAGCATAGAGTGTTTCTTACAGCAATGACTCTtgtttgaaataacatattttaacatcccagtaaaaaaggattttaaaaagCGATCGTACTTTACTATTATTGATAAGTGCCACCTATAACTATAGTTCAATCATCATCAGCCGTGCTTCTTTActgtatttattgtttgtgtatattatatattgctCATACAgctttacaaaaacaacatttgacgAAATTATCTAAGACAaaattatgttattgtataGCGTGAATCAATTataatgtgtaaaaaaaatattgacttatATTAATTACGATGACATTGGAAAATATTCTCTTAAGTTGTAAGTTTTGTAAGGATATCGTCTATATGCTTTAATCCGTGTGATATATACAAAACACTTATGAAATCTCTATTTCTGGCAATGCGATGCTGACTGTCTCTCATAGAGTGTCTATAAGTCTTTGAACCCGtgatattaaacacaaaatttatGTAATCTCTATTTCTGGCCATGTGGTGCTGTCAGTGTCTCATAGAGTGTCTATAAGGCTTTGAACCCGTGATATTAAACACAGAATTTATGTAATCTCTATTTCTGGCCATGTGGTGTTGTCAGTGTCTCATAGAGTGTCTATAAGGCTTTGAACCCGtgatattaaacacaaaatttatGTAATCATTATTTCTGGCCATGTGGTGCTGTCAGTGTCTCATAGAGTGTCTATAAGGCTTTGAACCCGtgatattaaacacaaaatttatGTAATCTCTATTTCTGGCCATGTGGTGCTGTCAGTGTCTCACAGACTGTCTATCAGGCTTTGAACCCGtgatattaaacacaaaatttatGTAATCTCTATTTCTGGCCATGTGGTGCTGTCAGTGTCTCATAGAGTGTCTATAAGGCTTTGAAGCCGtgatattaaacacaaaatttatGTAAACTCTATTTCTGGCCATGTGGTGCTGTCAGTGTCTCATAGAGTGTCTATAAGGCTTTGAACCCGtgatattaaacacaaaatttatGTAATCTCTATTTCTGGCCATGTGGTGCTGTCAGTGTCTCATAGAGTGTCTATCAGGCTTTGATCCGTacgttttttaaaacaatatttatattttgtaatatctATTACTTGTCATGTGATGCTGTGAGTGTCTCGTAGAGTGTGCAATACGCTTCGATCCTCGTTTAATCATTAATAATATGTGTTTGCTTGGCTTGTTGATGTTGTTTCAAATAATTGAATGTGTAAACGTTTTACAATAAAGCAGCTTGTAAGAGAGGACCTGTATTGtgctgaaataaaatacgttaaagaaaaatataagggatattattattattttcgcTTGACCTTGGTACATTC comes from the Mya arenaria isolate MELC-2E11 chromosome 13, ASM2691426v1 genome and includes:
- the LOC128214595 gene encoding uncharacterized protein LOC128214595, producing MKHGTTAQKSTNNTVHIYYKTNSRHPNMTRLFIMHILIYTMVNQALGMQADVKTTLRHMARRNARFVDRIQNLHSDSGNRQRRAATQSCELTDIADRLATCVSATAAINNSTVDLLSSICGNVECNIQCFTDAVGDCYQTDQNFYFDPSVVKMEYRAMCANTELTTGMFTDCVSQLFLGQCFFDMSTTLASAVTTYYAQQNYASYKQLFCSAFSTYASCLNVQASGSCSSEEAKFAKDFMLASTQYAGCGDQTHVFYTTYAGDLKCRASQYFPNIFITHLVAIGVRLWG